The following coding sequences are from one Zonotrichia albicollis isolate bZonAlb1 chromosome 13, bZonAlb1.hap1, whole genome shotgun sequence window:
- the SLC7A9 gene encoding B(0,+)-type amino acid transporter 1, whose protein sequence is MGEESLKRRKGEDKGREDRQSIQSHEPQTMNLQKQVGLISGICMIVGTIIGSGIFVSPKSVLANVEAVGPCLTIWAACGVLATLGALCFAELGTMITKSGGEYPYLMEAFGPIPAFLFSWTSLLVTKPSSFAIICLSFAEYASAPFYPGCDPPQAVIKCLAAAAIVVITIVNSLSVKLASYLQNFLTAAKMIIVTIIIVSGIVLLAQGKTDNFKDSFKGSKISVSSISLAFYNGLWAYDGWNQLNYITEELKNPYRNLPLSIIIGIPLVTVCYVLINVSYFTVMTSTELLQSQAVAVTFGDRVLYPASWIVPLFVVFSTLGSANGTCFTAGRLVYVAGREGHVLKILSYISVKHLTPAPAIIFYGAIAIIYVIPGDINSLINYFSFAVWIFYGLTVLALIVMRFTRKELKRPIRVPIIIPVIVTLVSIVLVLAPIISAPELPYLYCTLFILSGLIVYALFVHLKFRWAQKISKPITMHLQMLLEVVPEEDVPE, encoded by the exons ATGGGTGAagaaagcttgaagagaagaaaaggagaggacAAAGGAAGAGAGGACAGACAATCCATCCAGAGTCATGAGCCCCAAACGATGAACCTACAGAAGCAG GTGGGCCTGATTAGTGGAATCTGTATGATTGTGGGTACCATTATTGGCTCAGGTATCTTCGTTTCTCCAAAATCAGTTCTTGCCAATGTGGAAGCTGTGGGTCCTTGTTTAACCATCTGGGCAGCCTGTGGAGTTCTGGCAACATTAG GTGCACTTTGTTTTGCTGAGCTTGGTACAATGATCACAAAGTCTGGGGGAGAATATCCTTACCTCATGGAGGCTTTTGGGCCAATTCCAGCCTTTCTGTTCTCTTGGACGAGCTTGCTGGTGACCAAACCCAGCTCCTTTGCCATCATCTGCCTCAGCTTTGCAGAATATGCATCAGCTCCTTTTTACCCGGGCTGTGACCCACCCCAGGCTGTCATCAAgtgtctggcagctgctgctatTG TGGTAATTACAATTGTGAATTCATTGAGTGTGAAGCTGGCAAGTTACCTCCAGAATTTTCTCACAGCTGCTAAAATGATCATTGTCACAATCATTATTGTAAGTGGAATTGTTCTACTTGCACAAG GAAAAACTGATAACTTTAAAGATTCTTTCAAGGGCAGTAAAATTTCTGTTAGTTCTATCAGTTTGGCATTTTATAATGGACTCTGGGCATATGATGGATG GAATCAACTCAATTACATCACAGAGGAACTTAAAAATCCTTACAG AAATCTGCCACTGTCTATAATTATTGGAATCCCCTTGGTCACAGTTTGTTATGTTCTGATAAATGTTTCCTATTTCACTGTGATGACTTCAACAGAGCTCCTGCAGTCCCAGGCTGTTGCTGTG ACATTTGGAGACAGAGTCCTTTATCCAGCCTCTTGGATAGTTCCTCTCTTTGTGGTATTTTCCACACTTGGATCTGCCAATGGCACCTGTTTCACTGCAGGCAG actTGTGTACGTCGCAGGTCGTGAGGGGCACGTGCTGAAGATTCTGTCCTACATCAGTGTCAAGCATTTAACACCAGCACCTGCCATTATATTTTAT gGGGCCATTGCTATTATTTATGTTATTCCTGGTGACATTAATTCCCTCATAAATTACTTCAGCTTTGCAGTCTGGATATTTTATGGTTTAACTGTACTTGCACTAATTGTTATGAGGTTTACAAGGAAGGAACTCAAGAGACCTATCAGG GTCCCCATCATCATTCCTGTCATAGTGACACTGGTGTCAATAGTGCTGGTACTGGCACCCATCATCAGTGCACCTGAACTGCCCTATTTGTACTGTACTTTATTTATACTTAGTGGACTTATTGTTTATGCACTTTTTGTTCATTTAAAATTCAGATGGGCACAAAAAATATCAA AGCCCATCACTATGCACCTCCAGATGCTTTTGGAAGTCGTTCCAGAAGAAGACGTTCCTGAATGA